A window of the Cucurbita pepo subsp. pepo cultivar mu-cu-16 chromosome LG01, ASM280686v2, whole genome shotgun sequence genome harbors these coding sequences:
- the LOC111796365 gene encoding actin-depolymerizing factor 2 — MANAASGMAVHDDCKLRFLDLKAKRTYRFIVFKIEEKQKQVVVEKLGKPSQSYEDFAASLPADECRYAVYDFDFVTEENCQKSRIIFIAWSPDTSRVRSKMIYASSKDRFKRELDGIQVELQATDPTEMGLDVIRSRSGL; from the exons ATG GCAAATGCAGCATCAGGGATGGCTGTGCATGATGATTGCAAGCTTAGGTTTCTGGATTTGAAGGCAAAAAGAACCTACCGTTTTATAGTTTTCAAGATTGAGGAAAAGCAGAAGCAAGTCGTGGTGGAAAAGCTTGGCAAGCCATCTCAAAGTTATGAGGACTTTGCTGCCAGCCTACCTGCAGATGAATGCCGATACGCGGTCTATGATTTCGATTTTGTGACTGAAGAGAATTGCCAGAAGAGCAGGATTATATTCATTGCCTG GTCTCCTGATACATCAAGGGTGAGAAGCAAGATGATATACGCAAGCTCCAAGGACAGGTTCAAGAGGGAGTTGGACGGCATTCAAGTGGAGCTACAAGCAACTGATCCTACTGAGATGGGGCTTGATGTTATCAGAAGTCGGTCTGGCTTGTAG